Proteins encoded together in one Camelus dromedarius isolate mCamDro1 chromosome 11, mCamDro1.pat, whole genome shotgun sequence window:
- the HNRNPA1 gene encoding heterogeneous nuclear ribonucleoprotein A1 isoform X1, whose amino-acid sequence MSKSESPKEPEQLRKLFIGGLSFETTDESLRSHFEQWGTLTDCVVMRDPNTKRSRGFGFVTYATVEEVDAAMNARPHKVDGRVVEPKRAVSREDSQRPGAHLTVKKIFVGGIKEDTEEHHLRDYFEQYGKIEVIEIMTDRGSGKKRGFAFVTFDDHDSVDKIVIQKYHTVNGHNCEVRKALSKQEMASASSSQRGRSGSGNFGGGRGGGFGGNDNFGRGGNFSGRGGFGGSRGGGGYGGSGDGYNGFGNDGGYGGGGPGYSGGSRGYGSGGQGYGNQGSGYGGSGSYDSYNNGGGGGGFGGGSGSNFGGGGSYNDFGSYNNQSSNFGPMKGGNFGGRSSGPYGGGGQYFAKPRNQGGYGGSSSSSSYGSGRRF is encoded by the exons ATGTCGAAGTCAGAG TCTCCCAAAGAGCCCGAACAGCTGCGGAAGCTCTTCATCGGAGGTTTGAGCTTTGAAACAACCGATGAGAGTCTGAGGAGCCACTTTGAGCAATGGGGAACGCTCACAGATTGTGTG GTAATGAGGGATCCAAACACCAAGCGCTCCAGAGGCTTTGGGTTTGTCACATATGCCACTGTGGAGGAGGTGGATGCAGCCATGAATGCAAGGCCACACAAGGTGGATGGAAGAGTTGTGGAACCAAAGAGGGCCGTCTCAAGAGAA GATTCTCAAAGACCTGGTGCCCACTTAACTGTGAAAAAGATTTTTGTTGGTGGCATTAAAGAAGACACGGAGGAACATCACCTAAGAGATTATTTTGAACAGTAtgggaaaattgaagtgattgaaATCATGACTGACCGGGGCAGTGGCAAGAAGAGAGGCTTTGCTTTTGTAACCTTTGACGACCATGACTCCGTAGACAAGATTGTCA ttCAGAAGTACCATACTGTGAATGGCCACAACTGTGAAGTAAGGAAAGCTCTATCTAAGCAAGAGATGGCTAGTGCTTCATCCAGCCAAAGAG GTCGAAGTGGTTCTGGAAACTTCGGTGGTGGTCGTGGAGGTGGTTTTGGTGGGAATGACAATTTTGGTCGCGGAGGAAACTTTAGTGGTCGAG gtGGTTTTGGTGGCAGTCGTGGTGGTGGTGGATATGGTGGCAGTGGGGATGGCTACAATGGATTTGGTAATGATG GTGGTTATGGAGGAGGCGGCCCTGGTTACtctggaggaagcagaggctaTGGAAGTGGTGGACAGGGTTATGGAAACCAGGGCAGTGGCTATGGCGGGAGTGGCAGCTATGACAGCTATAACAACGGAGGAGGCGGAGGCGGCTTTGGCGGTGGTAGTG GAAGCAATTTTGGAGGTGGTGGAAGCTACAATGATTTTGGCAGTTACAACAATCAATCTTCAAATTTTGGACCCATGAAAGGAGGAAACTTCGGAGGCAGAAGTTCTGGCCCCTATGGTGGTGGTGGCCAATATTTTGCCAAACCACGAAACCAAG gtGGCTATGGCGGttccagcagcagcagtagctATGGCAGTGGCAGAAGATTTTAA
- the HNRNPA1 gene encoding heterogeneous nuclear ribonucleoprotein A1 isoform X2, whose amino-acid sequence MSKSESPKEPEQLRKLFIGGLSFETTDESLRSHFEQWGTLTDCVVMRDPNTKRSRGFGFVTYATVEEVDAAMNARPHKVDGRVVEPKRAVSREDSQRPGAHLTVKKIFVGGIKEDTEEHHLRDYFEQYGKIEVIEIMTDRGSGKKRGFAFVTFDDHDSVDKIVIQKYHTVNGHNCEVRKALSKQEMASASSSQRGRSGSGNFGGGRGGGFGGNDNFGRGGNFSGRGGFGGSRGGGGYGGSGDGYNGFGNDGSNFGGGGSYNDFGSYNNQSSNFGPMKGGNFGGRSSGPYGGGGQYFAKPRNQGGYGGSSSSSSYGSGRRF is encoded by the exons ATGTCGAAGTCAGAG TCTCCCAAAGAGCCCGAACAGCTGCGGAAGCTCTTCATCGGAGGTTTGAGCTTTGAAACAACCGATGAGAGTCTGAGGAGCCACTTTGAGCAATGGGGAACGCTCACAGATTGTGTG GTAATGAGGGATCCAAACACCAAGCGCTCCAGAGGCTTTGGGTTTGTCACATATGCCACTGTGGAGGAGGTGGATGCAGCCATGAATGCAAGGCCACACAAGGTGGATGGAAGAGTTGTGGAACCAAAGAGGGCCGTCTCAAGAGAA GATTCTCAAAGACCTGGTGCCCACTTAACTGTGAAAAAGATTTTTGTTGGTGGCATTAAAGAAGACACGGAGGAACATCACCTAAGAGATTATTTTGAACAGTAtgggaaaattgaagtgattgaaATCATGACTGACCGGGGCAGTGGCAAGAAGAGAGGCTTTGCTTTTGTAACCTTTGACGACCATGACTCCGTAGACAAGATTGTCA ttCAGAAGTACCATACTGTGAATGGCCACAACTGTGAAGTAAGGAAAGCTCTATCTAAGCAAGAGATGGCTAGTGCTTCATCCAGCCAAAGAG GTCGAAGTGGTTCTGGAAACTTCGGTGGTGGTCGTGGAGGTGGTTTTGGTGGGAATGACAATTTTGGTCGCGGAGGAAACTTTAGTGGTCGAG gtGGTTTTGGTGGCAGTCGTGGTGGTGGTGGATATGGTGGCAGTGGGGATGGCTACAATGGATTTGGTAATGATG GAAGCAATTTTGGAGGTGGTGGAAGCTACAATGATTTTGGCAGTTACAACAATCAATCTTCAAATTTTGGACCCATGAAAGGAGGAAACTTCGGAGGCAGAAGTTCTGGCCCCTATGGTGGTGGTGGCCAATATTTTGCCAAACCACGAAACCAAG gtGGCTATGGCGGttccagcagcagcagtagctATGGCAGTGGCAGAAGATTTTAA